From Leptolyngbya sp. KIOST-1, one genomic window encodes:
- a CDS encoding DUF924 family protein, producing the protein MERVEEILRFWFGDPAEPNGEYGQQRQVWFKKDPAFDAAIRQRFLAEVERAMAGGLEGWRSQPRSCLALVLLLDQFPRNLFRGEAKSFGGDRAALATASYALENGYDQQVLPVERIFFYLPLEHSENLANQDRCVELVQVLHAAHPEFDSTLDYALRHREVIQRFGRFPHRNEVLGRETTPEEAEFLQQPGSRF; encoded by the coding sequence ATGGAGCGGGTAGAGGAGATTTTGCGGTTTTGGTTTGGCGATCCGGCGGAACCCAATGGAGAGTATGGCCAGCAGCGCCAGGTGTGGTTTAAGAAGGATCCGGCCTTTGACGCGGCTATTCGGCAGCGGTTTCTGGCGGAGGTGGAGCGGGCGATGGCGGGTGGGCTGGAGGGCTGGCGATCGCAGCCTCGCTCCTGTTTGGCCCTGGTGCTGCTGCTTGATCAATTTCCGCGCAATCTGTTTCGGGGGGAGGCGAAAAGTTTTGGGGGCGATCGCGCCGCCCTGGCCACCGCCTCCTACGCCCTGGAAAACGGCTACGACCAGCAGGTGTTGCCGGTGGAGCGCATCTTCTTTTACCTGCCGCTAGAGCACAGCGAAAACCTGGCCAACCAGGATCGCTGTGTGGAGCTGGTGCAGGTCCTCCACGCCGCCCATCCCGAGTTTGACTCCACCCTCGACTACGCCCTGCGCCACCGGGAGGTGATCCAGCGGTTTGGCCGCTTTCCCCACCGCAATGAGGTGTTAGGGCGAGAGACGACACCGGAAGAGGCGGAGTTTTTGCAGCAGCCGGGGTCGAGGTTTTGA
- a CDS encoding DUF29 domain-containing protein: MPKTPLQTPLHQLYDEDFVRWVEATVACLKTRDIDQLDWEGLIEEIEDLGKSARRELESRISVLLVHLLKRCYVNSPDDYRGWQLTIVEQRNALKRLLKQSPSLKTYFQNVLDEVYQDALTEASTAYPLGEFPAEYSFSRELAALLADEFWD, translated from the coding sequence ATGCCCAAGACACCGCTGCAAACGCCGCTGCATCAGCTTTACGATGAGGATTTCGTCCGCTGGGTCGAGGCTACTGTTGCCTGTCTGAAAACGCGAGACATTGACCAACTCGATTGGGAAGGGTTGATTGAGGAGATTGAGGACTTGGGTAAGTCGGCCAGGCGAGAGCTTGAGAGTCGCATCAGTGTTTTGCTCGTCCATTTACTCAAGCGCTGCTACGTCAACTCACCCGATGACTATCGCGGTTGGCAGCTGACGATTGTGGAGCAGCGCAACGCCCTCAAACGGTTGCTCAAACAATCGCCCAGCCTTAAGACCTACTTTCAAAACGTGCTGGATGAGGTGTATCAAGATGCCCTAACAGAGGCCTCAACCGCTTACCCTCTGGGCGAGTTTCCCGCCGAATATTCGTTTAGCCGAGAGCTTGCGGCTCTACTGGCAGACGAATTCTGGGATTAA
- the hpf gene encoding ribosome hibernation-promoting factor, HPF/YfiA family produces MKLVIHGRNIEITDAIREHVEQKILKAVSHFKHLTNEVDVHLSVAKNPRIGASQSAEVTLFVDGAVVRAQESSENLYASIDLVADKISRQLRKFKEKRNTRMQGSLGKTTEAYLNEAPATDVSHVLSTSEPQLPDEVIRTKYFAMAPMTVAEALEQLALIDHDFYMFLNAETEEMNVIYERNHGGYGLIQPRKANANGHLNGNGNKAKHPAEAATHS; encoded by the coding sequence ATGAAGCTGGTAATCCATGGCAGAAATATTGAGATCACAGACGCGATTCGGGAGCATGTAGAGCAAAAAATCCTCAAGGCAGTGAGCCACTTCAAACATCTCACCAACGAGGTTGACGTCCATCTGTCCGTAGCCAAGAACCCCAGAATTGGGGCCAGCCAGTCCGCCGAAGTTACTCTGTTTGTGGACGGTGCCGTTGTCCGAGCTCAGGAGAGCAGCGAAAACCTCTACGCAAGCATTGACCTGGTGGCCGACAAAATCAGCCGACAGCTGCGCAAGTTCAAAGAAAAGCGCAATACCCGTATGCAGGGCAGCCTGGGTAAAACCACCGAAGCCTACCTCAACGAAGCCCCGGCAACCGATGTGTCCCACGTGCTCAGCACCAGTGAACCTCAGCTGCCCGACGAAGTAATCCGCACCAAATACTTCGCCATGGCTCCCATGACGGTTGCGGAGGCCCTGGAGCAACTTGCCCTCATCGACCACGATTTCTACATGTTTCTCAACGCAGAAACCGAGGAAATGAACGTGATCTACGAGCGCAACCACGGCGGCTACGGGCTGATTCAACCCCGCAAAGCTAACGCCAACGGCCACCTCAACGGCAATGGCAACAAAGCCAAGCACCCTGCGGAGGCCGCTACCCACAGCTAG
- the lipB gene encoding lipoyl(octanoyl) transferase LipB: MEQNRREPGLCCEVYDLGMAAFADAWALQKALVQRHRTSPQPDRLLLVEHPGVYTLGQGSTLDHLKVPAEALPYPLFRTERGGEVTHHCPGQLVGYPILNLKRHQSDLHWYLRQLEEVLIQTLARFGVRAGRQAGLTGVWVGDYKLAAIGIKVSRWVTMHGFALNVCPDLSGFEAIAPCGITDKFVGSLAQFCPGIAVNAVRPVVIDCFAEVFGLTAVAGSMTQLGL, encoded by the coding sequence ATGGAGCAAAACCGTCGAGAACCCGGTCTCTGCTGCGAAGTGTACGACCTGGGAATGGCTGCTTTTGCCGATGCTTGGGCGCTGCAAAAGGCCCTGGTTCAGCGCCACCGCACCTCCCCCCAGCCCGATCGCCTGCTGCTGGTTGAGCACCCTGGGGTGTATACCCTGGGCCAGGGGTCTACGCTCGACCACCTGAAGGTGCCAGCGGAGGCGTTGCCCTACCCGCTGTTCCGCACCGAGCGGGGCGGCGAAGTCACCCACCACTGCCCCGGCCAGCTGGTGGGCTACCCCATTCTCAACCTGAAGCGGCACCAGAGCGACCTGCACTGGTACCTGCGACAGCTGGAGGAAGTGTTGATTCAAACCCTGGCCAGGTTTGGCGTCAGGGCGGGCCGCCAGGCGGGGCTGACGGGGGTGTGGGTGGGCGACTACAAGCTGGCGGCGATCGGCATTAAGGTGAGCCGCTGGGTGACCATGCACGGCTTTGCCCTCAACGTTTGCCCCGACTTGAGCGGATTTGAGGCGATCGCCCCCTGCGGCATTACCGACAAATTCGTCGGCAGCCTGGCCCAGTTCTGTCCTGGCATTGCGGTGAATGCCGTGCGGCCGGTGGTGATCGACTGCTTCGCCGAGGTGTTTGGCCTCACGGCGGTGGCGGGGAGTATGACCCAACTGGGCCTCTAA
- a CDS encoding DciA family protein: protein MSLDSLHTVIHQLEQQPRWRSRGQFRHILNQWTAVVGEGVARQAAPVRLDQDVLHVAVANPMWAQTLTLERLRILAKLNDRLQLNLSDIRFSSGDWYRQNKQNQPSPATRPDPQNLPEWLRQHPSFEPQAIPRSPLPPQTPAESFQRWAELTQHLAAHQPRCPQCRCPCPMGELKRWGRCSICAAQGFRGPVGSYSPPPP from the coding sequence ATGTCTCTCGACTCCCTTCACACCGTCATTCACCAGCTAGAGCAGCAGCCCCGCTGGCGCAGCCGGGGGCAGTTTCGCCACATTCTCAACCAGTGGACGGCGGTGGTGGGCGAAGGGGTGGCCCGGCAGGCCGCTCCGGTGCGCCTCGACCAGGATGTGCTCCATGTGGCGGTGGCCAACCCGATGTGGGCACAAACCCTTACCCTGGAGCGCCTCCGCATTCTGGCTAAACTCAACGATCGCCTCCAGCTCAACCTCAGCGATATTCGCTTTTCCAGCGGCGACTGGTACCGCCAAAACAAGCAAAACCAGCCCAGCCCCGCCACCCGCCCAGATCCACAAAATTTGCCTGAGTGGCTCAGGCAGCATCCCAGCTTTGAGCCTCAGGCTATCCCGCGATCGCCGCTGCCTCCCCAAACCCCTGCCGAGAGTTTTCAGCGCTGGGCCGAGTTGACCCAGCACCTGGCCGCCCATCAGCCCCGCTGTCCCCAGTGCCGCTGCCCCTGCCCGATGGGGGAACTCAAGCGCTGGGGGCGGTGCAGCATCTGTGCCGCCCAGGGCTTTAGAGGCCCAGTTGGGTCATACTCCCCGCCACCGCCGTGA
- the rpaB gene encoding response regulator transcription factor RpaB, which yields MENNKEKILVVDDEASIRRILETRLSMIGYDVVTAADGEEALETFRNAAPDLVVLDVMMPKLDGYGVCQELRKESDIPIIMLTALGDVADRITGLELGADDYVVKPFSPKELEARIRSVLRRVDKTGMTGIPSSGVISINTIRIDTNKRQVYKGDERIRLTGMEFSLLELLVSRSGEPFSRSEILQEVWGYTPERHVDTRVVDVHISRLRAKLEDDPSNPELILTARGTGYLFQRIVEPGEE from the coding sequence TTGGAAAACAACAAAGAAAAAATTCTGGTGGTCGACGACGAGGCCAGCATTCGGCGCATCCTCGAAACCCGTCTGTCGATGATTGGCTACGACGTTGTCACCGCGGCCGATGGCGAAGAAGCCCTCGAAACCTTCCGCAATGCCGCCCCCGACCTGGTGGTGCTGGACGTAATGATGCCCAAGCTCGACGGCTATGGCGTCTGCCAGGAGCTGCGCAAAGAATCCGACATCCCGATTATTATGCTTACCGCCCTGGGCGATGTGGCCGATCGCATCACCGGCCTGGAGCTGGGGGCCGACGACTACGTGGTCAAACCCTTTTCCCCCAAAGAGCTGGAGGCCCGCATTCGCTCAGTCCTGCGCCGGGTCGACAAAACCGGCATGACTGGCATCCCCAGCTCCGGGGTCATTTCTATCAACACCATTCGCATCGACACCAACAAGCGCCAGGTGTACAAGGGCGACGAGCGCATTCGCCTGACCGGCATGGAGTTTAGCCTGCTGGAGCTGCTGGTCAGCCGCTCCGGGGAGCCCTTCTCCCGCTCCGAAATTTTGCAGGAGGTGTGGGGCTACACCCCCGAGCGCCACGTGGATACCCGCGTGGTCGATGTCCACATTTCCCGCCTGCGGGCCAAGCTCGAGGACGACCCTAGCAATCCCGAACTCATTCTCACCGCTCGGGGTACCGGTTATCTGTTTCAGCGGATCGTGGAACCCGGCGAAGAATAG
- the plsX gene encoding phosphate acyltransferase PlsX translates to MGFNRARIAIDAMGGDFAPGEIVAGAIRAKAELEVDVALVGDIDQIKASIANVDQLAGIELVPAEGSIEMHEEPLSALRKKPQASINVAMDLVKRGEADAVVSAGHSGAAMAAALLRLGRLKGIDRPAIGAVFPTVVAGKSVLILDVGANVDCRPKYLEQFAMMGTLYSRHVLGVDHPRVGLINIGEEPSKGNDAALRAHQLLEENPNIPFAGNAEGRDILSGQFDVVVCDGFVGNVLLKFAEAVGESVLQILREELPQGVRGKLGTSILKPNLRRIKQRVDHAEHGGALLLGVAGVTVISHGSSQAPSVFNAIRLAKEAVDNRVQDRIQAQYQRVAMPAADGE, encoded by the coding sequence ATGGGTTTTAACCGGGCACGCATTGCCATTGACGCGATGGGGGGCGACTTTGCCCCGGGCGAAATTGTCGCTGGGGCCATTCGCGCCAAGGCCGAGCTGGAGGTCGATGTGGCCCTGGTAGGCGACATTGATCAGATCAAGGCATCGATCGCGAACGTTGACCAGCTGGCGGGCATTGAGCTGGTACCTGCCGAGGGCAGCATTGAAATGCACGAAGAACCGCTCAGCGCCCTGCGCAAAAAGCCCCAGGCCTCAATCAATGTGGCGATGGACCTGGTCAAGCGCGGCGAGGCCGATGCGGTGGTGTCGGCGGGGCACTCTGGGGCGGCGATGGCGGCGGCGCTGCTGCGCCTAGGGCGGCTCAAGGGCATCGATCGCCCAGCCATTGGGGCCGTGTTTCCCACCGTAGTGGCGGGCAAATCGGTGCTGATCTTGGATGTGGGGGCCAACGTGGACTGTCGGCCCAAGTATCTAGAGCAGTTCGCCATGATGGGCACTCTTTATTCCCGCCACGTGCTGGGGGTCGATCATCCCCGCGTTGGGCTGATCAACATTGGTGAAGAACCCAGCAAGGGCAATGATGCCGCTCTCAGAGCACACCAGCTGCTGGAAGAGAATCCAAACATTCCCTTCGCGGGCAATGCCGAGGGCCGCGATATTCTCTCGGGCCAGTTCGATGTGGTGGTGTGCGACGGCTTTGTGGGCAACGTGCTGCTCAAGTTTGCCGAAGCGGTGGGCGAATCGGTTTTACAGATTTTGCGCGAAGAGCTGCCCCAGGGCGTTCGTGGCAAGCTGGGTACCTCTATCCTCAAGCCCAACCTGCGCCGGATCAAGCAGCGGGTCGATCACGCTGAGCACGGTGGGGCCCTGCTGCTGGGGGTGGCTGGGGTGACGGTAATTAGCCACGGCAGCTCCCAGGCGCCCTCGGTATTCAACGCCATTCGCCTGGCCAAGGAGGCCGTCGACAATCGCGTTCAGGACCGCATTCAGGCGCAGTACCAGCGGGTGGCGATGCCCGCAGCAGACGGAGAATAA
- the rppA gene encoding two-component system response regulator RppA: protein MKILLVDDEVELADPLSRLLSREGYQVDVATDGAAGSELASQGGYDLLILDWMLPGLSGLEICREVRSRHDSTPVLFLTAKDTLNDRVDGLDAGADDYLVKPFELRELLARVRALLRRSPTLEAPPSPRLTYGDLTLDEANQLAHRQGQAAELSDKETRLLAYLLRHPNQLLTHEQIYQGVWGDQEAPSSNVVAAQMRLLRRKIEPKGTPPIIHTVYGKGYRLGS, encoded by the coding sequence ATGAAGATTCTGCTGGTTGATGACGAAGTAGAACTGGCTGACCCGCTGAGCCGATTGCTCAGTCGGGAGGGGTACCAGGTGGATGTGGCTACCGACGGCGCAGCGGGGTCTGAACTGGCCAGTCAGGGGGGCTACGACCTGCTGATTCTCGACTGGATGCTGCCGGGGCTGAGCGGGTTGGAAATTTGTCGGGAGGTGCGATCGCGCCACGACTCCACTCCCGTCCTCTTTCTCACTGCCAAAGACACCCTCAACGATCGCGTCGATGGCCTCGACGCCGGGGCCGACGACTACCTGGTCAAGCCTTTCGAGCTGCGCGAACTGCTGGCCCGAGTGCGGGCGCTGCTCAGGCGATCGCCCACCCTGGAGGCTCCACCGTCGCCCCGCCTCACCTACGGCGACCTCACCCTCGACGAAGCTAACCAACTCGCCCACCGCCAGGGGCAGGCCGCCGAACTCTCAGATAAAGAAACCCGCCTGCTGGCCTACCTGCTGCGCCACCCCAACCAGCTGCTCACCCACGAGCAAATTTACCAGGGCGTCTGGGGCGATCAGGAGGCCCCCAGCAGCAACGTGGTTGCCGCCCAAATGCGCCTACTGCGCCGCAAGATCGAACCCAAAGGCACGCCGCCCATTATTCATACGGTCTACGGCAAAGGGTATCGGTTGGGCAGTTAG
- a CDS encoding PQQ-dependent sugar dehydrogenase — MGMRLREIPVLTLALVLGAVYGAPAIANVTTADQTQNAENQGQGFREVAIEETQYEDIRIVEIASGLENPWALAFLPDGRFLVTERPGRLNIIEYGTVIEVSGVPEVNAENQGGLLDLALHPDYETNGWIYMTYSKPNGDGETATALARGRLDGTTLVDVEDVFVQDRYSEPGQHYGSRLAWANDGTLLMTIGDRWFEPIRAQHLSDHAGSVLRLNDDGSVPGDNPFVGDPEVLDEIFTYGNRNIQALMVNRETGEIWAVDHGPRGGDLIYRIEAGNNYGWPIVTRGLDYETEAPIDEAIARRMEDVTEPFHEFLPTHAPSGVTLVTAGQFPAWQGNMLVGGLASQRIRRVLFDEQEVLHEEELLLQTVGRIRDVREGPDGYIYVLTDESDGGLYRIEAAELNDDDDNDEEDIDSV; from the coding sequence ATGGGGATGCGACTGAGGGAAATTCCGGTTCTGACGCTTGCCCTGGTGCTGGGCGCTGTCTATGGAGCACCGGCGATCGCCAATGTCACCACCGCAGACCAAACCCAAAACGCAGAAAACCAGGGGCAGGGCTTTCGAGAGGTGGCCATTGAAGAAACCCAGTACGAAGATATTCGGATCGTTGAAATTGCCAGCGGTCTGGAAAATCCCTGGGCGTTAGCCTTCCTGCCGGACGGTCGTTTTTTGGTCACTGAGCGTCCGGGACGGCTGAATATTATTGAGTATGGCACCGTTATTGAAGTGTCGGGGGTGCCTGAGGTCAATGCCGAGAACCAGGGCGGACTGTTGGACCTGGCCCTGCATCCTGACTATGAAACCAATGGCTGGATTTACATGACCTACTCCAAGCCCAATGGCGATGGGGAAACGGCAACGGCCCTGGCGCGGGGGCGATTGGACGGCACCACCTTAGTGGATGTGGAGGATGTCTTTGTCCAAGATCGCTATTCTGAGCCCGGGCAGCACTACGGATCGCGGCTGGCCTGGGCCAACGATGGCACGCTGTTAATGACGATTGGCGATCGCTGGTTTGAGCCCATCCGAGCCCAACATTTGAGCGATCACGCTGGCTCTGTTCTACGGCTCAATGACGATGGTTCCGTCCCTGGGGACAATCCCTTTGTGGGCGATCCAGAGGTCCTAGACGAGATCTTTACCTATGGCAACCGCAACATTCAGGCGCTGATGGTCAACCGGGAGACCGGGGAAATTTGGGCGGTGGATCACGGTCCCCGCGGTGGCGATTTGATCTATCGAATTGAAGCGGGCAACAACTACGGCTGGCCGATTGTGACTCGGGGCCTGGACTACGAAACCGAAGCGCCCATTGACGAGGCGATCGCCCGCCGCATGGAAGACGTGACGGAACCCTTCCATGAGTTTTTGCCCACCCATGCTCCCTCCGGCGTCACCCTGGTCACCGCCGGTCAGTTTCCCGCCTGGCAGGGCAACATGCTGGTCGGCGGCCTGGCCAGCCAGCGGATTCGCCGGGTGCTTTTTGATGAGCAAGAGGTGCTCCACGAGGAAGAACTGCTGCTGCAAACCGTGGGGCGAATTCGGGATGTGCGCGAAGGGCCCGACGGCTATATCTACGTGCTCACGGATGAGTCCGATGGCGGCCTTTACCGAATTGAGGCTGCCGAGCTGAATGATGACGATGACAACGACGAAGAAGACATTGACAGTGTCTAA
- a CDS encoding aspartate aminotransferase family protein, with translation MPDSNPDVTPAPSQTAPEALPGTSRLSEAEMWDIVEHHLVRYGGRFTPRLIERARGTYLYDRQGRKILDFTSGQMCATLGHNHPDVVQAIHQACEDVLHLFSGMLSPSVVELADALCHLLPPSLQKALFLNTGSEANEAALRMAKLHTGGFEVVGLSASWHGMTAGAGASTFVSARKGYGPTIPGNLALPTPNCYRCPIRHCQDQCDMTCLEVGFELVDSQSVGAYAAVIAEPVLSSGGVVVPPEGYFQRLQTYCQERGMVLILDEAQTAFGRLGSFFAFEQLGMVPDILTLSKTLGGGLPLAATVTSAAIEANCYEKGFIFYTSHVSDPMPAQVGLAVLRVLTGENLAERATTLGTYLKDGLLKLKDRYEAIGDVRGRGLLMGVELVKDRTSREPDPETGAAITRRCLELGLSMNITALPGMGAVWRIAPPLTVTYDELDEGLAILDQAIGDCL, from the coding sequence ATGCCCGACTCTAATCCTGATGTCACCCCTGCCCCGTCCCAGACCGCTCCTGAAGCTCTCCCAGGGACCTCCCGTCTCTCAGAAGCAGAGATGTGGGACATTGTTGAGCACCATCTGGTGCGCTATGGCGGCCGCTTTACCCCCCGGTTGATTGAGCGGGCGCGGGGCACCTATCTCTACGATCGCCAGGGCCGCAAGATTCTCGACTTTACCTCCGGGCAGATGTGCGCCACCCTGGGCCACAACCACCCCGACGTGGTGCAGGCCATTCACCAAGCCTGTGAGGATGTGCTGCACCTGTTCAGCGGCATGCTGTCGCCGTCGGTGGTGGAGCTGGCCGATGCCCTCTGCCACCTCCTGCCCCCCTCCCTGCAAAAGGCCCTGTTTCTCAACACCGGCAGCGAGGCCAACGAAGCCGCCCTGCGCATGGCCAAGCTGCACACTGGCGGCTTTGAAGTGGTCGGCCTCAGCGCCTCCTGGCACGGCATGACCGCCGGGGCTGGGGCCAGCACCTTTGTCTCGGCCCGCAAGGGCTATGGGCCGACTATCCCAGGCAACCTGGCGCTGCCCACACCCAACTGCTACCGCTGCCCCATTCGCCACTGCCAGGACCAGTGCGATATGACCTGCCTGGAGGTGGGCTTTGAGCTGGTCGATAGCCAGTCGGTGGGGGCCTACGCCGCCGTCATTGCCGAGCCGGTGCTCAGCTCGGGCGGGGTGGTTGTGCCCCCCGAGGGCTACTTTCAGCGGTTGCAGACCTACTGCCAGGAGCGGGGCATGGTGCTGATTTTGGATGAGGCCCAAACCGCCTTTGGCCGCCTAGGCAGCTTCTTTGCCTTTGAACAGCTGGGCATGGTGCCCGATATTCTGACGCTGTCGAAGACCCTGGGGGGCGGCCTGCCCCTGGCGGCAACCGTCACCAGCGCGGCGATCGAAGCCAACTGCTACGAGAAAGGCTTCATTTTCTACACCTCCCACGTATCTGACCCGATGCCTGCCCAGGTGGGGCTGGCGGTGCTGCGGGTGCTGACGGGCGAAAATTTGGCGGAGCGGGCTACGACCCTGGGGACCTACTTGAAGGATGGCCTGCTCAAGCTGAAGGATCGCTACGAGGCAATCGGCGATGTGCGCGGTCGCGGGCTGCTGATGGGGGTAGAACTGGTGAAGGATCGCACCAGCCGCGAACCCGACCCCGAAACCGGGGCCGCCATCACCCGCCGCTGCCTGGAACTAGGGCTGAGCATGAACATCACCGCCCTCCCCGGCATGGGCGCAGTGTGGCGCATCGCCCCGCCGCTGACGGTGACCTACGACGAGCTAGACGAAGGCCTGGCGATTTTGGATCAGGCGATCGGCGACTGTCTGTAG
- a CDS encoding metallophosphoesterase family protein produces MASILDPPILTKVAKMKERVCWQHPALRQRRIDQTRLILEDGRSEDREFSFLVIGDSGSGPHPDHHPQRRIAQQMLPHLQDCRFLLHTGDVVYQVGSSEQYPDNFIKPYREWLVGGDRPSQIPFDEMLFRFPFLAVPGNHDYYNLPRLYSVLVQLSRPLRKLLRLNLNPNVGWRGSGVGDAYARAFLDYLRGMPEEDLTAHLDRHYGPWNDKTWGLRYQPGQFTRLPNRYYTFRYGGIDFFALDSSTFNDPALSPQRAANSHYRQRLMAQRQGILREQQQVRDEALHLPPDAPHTQERLDDLQAKVEQLEEMLLDIEKQANPGPTTLVDTEQLLWLRDGLIASWQDLSVRGRVLFFHHPPYVTEATKWGQAQTMAIRQNLRWVLDQVAAAVPEISTDRPPVNLVLNGHAHCFEYIKTEATGYADSHMNCVVCGGSGLSLRRQRPEGTMLYEPLGTDPDGQVAFRLVAKSQLYMGLTGHKTERRRPYSFVRIDVTGDDSPQFVLTPYISERYHQGWEDYAMDPLVLS; encoded by the coding sequence ATGGCTTCCATTCTCGATCCCCCCATTTTGACCAAGGTTGCCAAGATGAAGGAGCGCGTCTGCTGGCAGCACCCGGCCCTGCGCCAGCGCCGCATCGACCAGACCCGGCTGATCTTGGAGGACGGTCGCAGCGAGGATAGGGAGTTTTCCTTTTTGGTGATCGGCGACAGCGGTTCCGGGCCGCACCCCGACCACCATCCCCAGCGCCGCATTGCCCAGCAGATGCTGCCCCACCTGCAGGACTGCCGCTTTTTGCTCCACACCGGCGATGTGGTGTACCAGGTTGGCTCTAGCGAGCAGTACCCAGACAACTTTATCAAGCCCTACCGGGAGTGGCTGGTGGGGGGCGATCGCCCCTCTCAAATCCCCTTTGACGAAATGCTGTTTCGCTTTCCGTTTTTGGCGGTGCCGGGCAACCACGACTACTACAACCTGCCCCGGCTCTACAGCGTTTTGGTGCAGCTGAGTCGGCCCCTGCGCAAGCTGCTGCGGCTCAACCTCAACCCCAACGTGGGCTGGCGGGGCTCTGGGGTGGGGGATGCCTACGCCCGGGCGTTTTTAGATTATTTGAGGGGAATGCCGGAGGAGGATCTGACGGCCCACCTCGATCGCCACTACGGCCCCTGGAATGACAAGACCTGGGGACTGCGCTATCAGCCGGGGCAGTTTACCCGCCTGCCCAACCGCTACTACACCTTTCGCTACGGCGGCATTGACTTCTTTGCCCTCGACTCCAGCACTTTTAACGACCCGGCGCTGTCGCCCCAGCGGGCTGCCAATAGCCACTACCGCCAGCGCCTCATGGCCCAGCGGCAGGGTATTCTGCGCGAGCAGCAGCAGGTGCGCGATGAAGCCCTCCACCTCCCGCCCGACGCCCCGCACACCCAGGAGCGTCTGGACGACCTCCAGGCCAAGGTCGAGCAGCTAGAGGAAATGCTGCTCGACATCGAGAAACAGGCCAACCCAGGCCCAACCACCCTGGTCGATACCGAGCAGCTGCTGTGGCTGCGGGACGGGCTAATTGCCTCCTGGCAGGACCTGTCGGTGCGGGGGCGCGTGCTGTTTTTTCACCACCCCCCCTACGTGACAGAGGCCACCAAGTGGGGCCAGGCCCAGACCATGGCCATTCGCCAAAACCTGCGCTGGGTGCTCGATCAGGTAGCGGCGGCTGTACCCGAAATCAGCACCGATCGCCCCCCGGTCAACCTGGTGCTCAACGGCCATGCCCACTGCTTTGAGTACATCAAAACCGAGGCCACCGGCTACGCCGATAGCCATATGAACTGCGTGGTCTGCGGCGGCAGCGGCCTCAGCCTGAGGCGACAGCGGCCCGAGGGCACTATGCTCTACGAACCCCTCGGCACTGACCCAGACGGCCAGGTGGCCTTTCGGCTGGTGGCCAAATCGCAGCTATACATGGGTTTGACTGGCCACAAGACCGAGCGGCGGCGGCCCTACTCGTTTGTGCGAATCGATGTTACGGGGGATGATTCACCCCAGTTTGTGCTGACTCCGTATATTTCGGAGCGCTATCACCAGGGGTGGGAGGATTATGCTATGGATCCGCTGGTGTTGAGTTAG
- the grxC gene encoding glutaredoxin 3, with protein sequence MTPTVEIYTWRSCPFCIRAKRLLDQKGIEYTEYAIDGDEVARSEMSERANGRRSLPQIFINHHHVGGCDDLFALDAQGGVEPLLSATSAS encoded by the coding sequence ATGACCCCCACCGTCGAAATCTACACCTGGAGAAGCTGCCCCTTCTGCATTCGCGCCAAACGACTGCTCGACCAGAAAGGCATTGAGTACACCGAATACGCCATCGATGGCGATGAAGTCGCCCGCAGCGAGATGTCTGAGCGGGCCAACGGGCGGCGATCGCTGCCCCAGATCTTCATCAACCACCACCACGTCGGCGGCTGCGACGACCTGTTTGCCCTCGATGCCCAGGGCGGCGTCGAGCCTCTGCTGTCGGCGACCTCCGCCAGCTAA